A genomic segment from Chitinophaga niabensis encodes:
- a CDS encoding LuxE/PaaK family acyltransferase, with protein sequence MNDSFADRIFTDKSPEVLVPELFRFQYLTNSLYRAYVDALKIDPAGVQEISQVPFLPIQFFKSHRVICGEFEPEVVFESSGTTQTQNSRHLVKDTAIYTRSFMEAFRRFYGPVEDFVVLGLLPSYLERQNSSLVYMVQEMIQRSGKPESGFYLYEHEKLAETLQSLQQPVLLIGVTFALLDFAERFQLKLPNVIVMETGGMKGRREEWTREELHAYLKERLGVNTIHAEYGMTELLSQAYSKGEGVFRCPPWMKVLVRDENDPFQLYSANASGLINVIDMANIHSCAFIATDDIGRLHADGSFEVLGRMDHSALRGCSLMVN encoded by the coding sequence ATGAACGATTCTTTTGCAGACCGGATATTTACAGACAAGAGCCCGGAAGTGCTTGTGCCAGAGCTTTTTCGCTTCCAGTACCTGACCAATTCCCTCTACAGGGCATATGTGGATGCTTTGAAAATAGACCCGGCGGGGGTACAGGAGATCAGCCAGGTACCCTTTCTGCCTATCCAGTTCTTTAAAAGTCACCGGGTGATCTGCGGCGAATTTGAACCAGAGGTGGTATTTGAAAGCAGTGGTACCACGCAAACCCAGAACAGCCGCCACCTGGTTAAAGATACTGCCATCTATACACGAAGTTTTATGGAAGCTTTCCGCCGGTTCTACGGACCGGTGGAAGACTTTGTAGTACTGGGGCTGCTGCCTTCCTACCTGGAAAGGCAAAACTCTTCCCTGGTGTACATGGTGCAGGAAATGATCCAACGCAGCGGCAAACCGGAAAGCGGCTTTTACCTCTATGAACATGAGAAGCTGGCGGAAACGCTGCAATCCCTGCAACAGCCTGTACTGCTCATTGGTGTTACGTTTGCGCTGCTGGATTTTGCAGAACGCTTTCAGCTTAAGCTCCCCAATGTGATCGTAATGGAAACAGGTGGCATGAAAGGCCGCCGGGAAGAATGGACGCGGGAAGAGCTGCATGCATACTTAAAAGAAAGACTGGGTGTAAACACCATTCATGCGGAATACGGGATGACGGAATTACTTAGCCAGGCTTACTCCAAAGGAGAAGGCGTCTTCCGCTGCCCGCCCTGGATGAAAGTGCTGGTACGGGATGAAAATGATCCTTTCCAGTTATACAGCGCCAATGCTTCCGGCTTGATCAATGTGATAGATATGGCTAATATCCACTCCTGCGCATTCATTGCCACAGACGATATCGGCCGCCTCCATGCAGATGGAAGTTTTGAAGTTTTAGGGAGAATGGACCATTCCGCTTTAAGAGGTTGTAGTTTAATGGTGAATTAA
- a CDS encoding YceI family protein, which yields MQRLAAFLFIGGATILMSFANPTTEPTSKVVVVAPRATVYQVDNAQSTLSWTAKKVTGSHSGNISVSSGKLEVDKNVLKGGSFQLDTRSITVTDIKDASSNGKLLGHLKSADFFDVEKHPTASFVITSATAKSGGSYDVNGNLTIKGITKPISFPATVTVAGGKVTAKATIKVDRTKFDIKYRSNNFFENLGDKAIYDDFELDVTLVANAQ from the coding sequence ATGCAACGTTTAGCGGCATTTTTATTTATCGGTGGCGCCACCATCCTGATGTCTTTTGCGAACCCTACCACAGAACCAACCAGCAAAGTTGTTGTAGTTGCTCCCCGCGCTACTGTTTACCAGGTAGATAATGCTCAAAGTACCCTTAGCTGGACAGCTAAGAAAGTAACCGGTTCCCATTCCGGCAACATCTCTGTTTCTTCCGGTAAACTGGAAGTAGACAAGAACGTTTTAAAGGGTGGATCTTTTCAACTGGATACCCGTTCTATTACGGTAACAGATATCAAAGATGCCAGCTCGAATGGCAAATTGCTCGGTCACCTGAAAAGTGCTGATTTCTTTGATGTTGAAAAACATCCTACTGCTTCTTTCGTGATCACCAGCGCAACTGCTAAAAGCGGAGGAAGTTATGACGTGAATGGTAACCTTACTATCAAAGGGATCACCAAGCCCATCTCTTTCCCAGCTACTGTAACAGTAGCGGGTGGTAAGGTAACAGCTAAAGCTACTATCAAGGTAGACCGTACCAAGTTCGACATCAAGTACCGCTCCAACAATTTCTTCGAGAACCTTGGAGACAAAGCGATCTATGATGATTTTGAACTGGATGTAACACTGGTGGCTAACGCACAGTAA
- a CDS encoding B12-binding domain-containing radical SAM protein, whose amino-acid sequence MSASVFLFTPPFTQLNTPYPATAYLKGFLNTKNISSFQADLGIEVTLALFSQKGLEELFARINEQTTVLTDNAARIVSLQEDYIYTIDDVIRFLQGKNPTLAHRICKRDLLPEASRFAQLEDLNWAFGSMGNQDKAKHLATMYLEDLSDLIMECVDEHFGFSRYAERLGRSANSFDELYDALQQEYTFIDEILINILKARMESVQPKMVAISVPFPGNLYTSLRCGQWIKANYPDVKIAMGGGFANTELRSLSDPRVFEFYDFITLDDGEAPIENLIAYIEGKKDITELKRTFTLVNGTVTYYNNKACADYKQGQVGTPDYSDFLLDQYISAIEVVNPMHRMWSDGRWNKLTMAHGCYWGKCTFCDISLDYIRLYEPIAASLLCDRMEEIIKQTGQNGFHFVDEAAPPALMRALALEILKRKLTVSWWTNVRFEKSFTRDLCFLLKASGCIAISGGLEVASDRLLEMIQKGITVSQVAQVNRNFTEAGIMVHAYLMYGFPTQTAQETIDSLEMVRQMFKMGILQSAFWHLFTMTAHSPVGLNPEKFMVKKESAAIGTFANNDIVHIDETGAEHELFSFGLKKSLLNFMHGICLDDPLQKWFEFKVPRTKIPPDYIEKALEEDQFVAAKPTAKVVWLGRKPAVQNFTKSKKGNQWEMTSFTFQDKKEKYAISVNQSHGEWFAGILEKLSINNPKTYTLQEVMESYEAAGLEDFELFWDNKPVNSLYKYGLLKL is encoded by the coding sequence TTGAGTGCTTCTGTTTTCTTATTTACTCCGCCTTTCACACAGCTGAACACGCCTTACCCGGCCACAGCTTACCTGAAAGGTTTTCTGAACACTAAGAACATTTCTTCTTTCCAGGCCGACCTTGGCATTGAAGTAACCCTTGCTTTATTTTCCCAAAAAGGCCTGGAAGAGCTTTTTGCACGTATCAACGAACAAACTACAGTACTCACAGATAATGCTGCCCGCATCGTTTCCTTACAGGAAGACTACATCTATACAATAGATGACGTGATCCGGTTCCTGCAGGGAAAGAATCCCACACTCGCCCACAGGATCTGCAAACGCGATCTGTTACCGGAGGCCAGCCGTTTTGCACAGCTGGAAGACCTTAACTGGGCTTTTGGTTCCATGGGCAACCAGGACAAAGCCAAACACCTCGCCACCATGTACCTGGAAGATCTTTCCGATCTCATCATGGAATGTGTGGATGAACATTTTGGTTTCAGCCGTTATGCAGAAAGGCTCGGGCGTTCTGCCAATAGTTTTGATGAACTCTACGATGCCCTGCAACAGGAATACACCTTCATAGACGAGATCCTGATCAATATATTGAAGGCAAGGATGGAAAGTGTACAACCTAAAATGGTGGCCATCTCTGTTCCTTTTCCCGGCAACCTCTACACTTCCCTTCGCTGCGGCCAGTGGATCAAAGCCAACTACCCCGATGTTAAAATAGCCATGGGTGGCGGTTTTGCGAACACAGAACTCCGCTCCCTTTCCGATCCGCGCGTATTTGAATTTTACGACTTCATTACGCTGGACGATGGAGAAGCACCCATAGAAAACCTCATAGCTTATATAGAAGGAAAGAAAGACATTACGGAACTCAAACGCACTTTCACTTTAGTGAACGGCACCGTCACCTATTACAACAATAAAGCCTGTGCCGATTATAAACAAGGCCAGGTAGGCACGCCGGACTATAGTGATTTTCTGCTGGACCAATACATCTCTGCCATAGAAGTAGTGAACCCCATGCACCGCATGTGGAGTGATGGCCGCTGGAATAAACTCACCATGGCGCATGGCTGTTACTGGGGCAAATGTACCTTCTGCGATATTTCGCTGGATTACATCCGCCTCTATGAACCCATCGCTGCTTCCCTGCTGTGCGACAGGATGGAAGAGATCATCAAACAAACCGGCCAGAACGGATTCCACTTTGTGGATGAAGCAGCACCACCTGCTTTAATGCGTGCACTGGCATTGGAAATACTGAAAAGGAAACTCACCGTCAGCTGGTGGACGAATGTGCGCTTTGAGAAAAGTTTCACCCGCGATCTTTGTTTCCTGCTAAAAGCATCCGGTTGTATTGCGATCTCAGGAGGATTGGAAGTAGCATCAGACCGGTTACTGGAAATGATCCAGAAAGGTATTACCGTTTCGCAGGTGGCACAGGTGAACAGGAATTTCACAGAGGCCGGCATTATGGTACATGCTTACCTGATGTATGGCTTCCCCACACAAACCGCACAGGAAACCATCGACTCGCTGGAAATGGTACGGCAGATGTTCAAAATGGGCATCCTGCAATCTGCCTTCTGGCATTTATTCACTATGACGGCCCACAGTCCCGTAGGATTGAACCCGGAAAAGTTCATGGTAAAAAAAGAATCAGCGGCTATTGGCACCTTCGCCAACAACGACATAGTACATATCGATGAAACCGGCGCAGAACATGAGCTGTTCAGTTTCGGTTTAAAGAAATCCCTGCTCAACTTCATGCATGGCATTTGCCTGGACGATCCTTTGCAGAAATGGTTCGAGTTCAAAGTACCACGCACAAAGATCCCGCCTGACTATATTGAAAAAGCACTGGAGGAAGATCAGTTCGTTGCCGCTAAACCTACAGCAAAGGTTGTTTGGCTGGGCCGGAAACCCGCCGTGCAGAACTTCACAAAATCCAAGAAAGGTAATCAATGGGAAATGACCTCTTTCACTTTCCAGGATAAAAAAGAAAAATACGCGATCAGTGTAAACCAGTCACATGGCGAATGGTTTGCCGGCATACTGGAAAAGTTGTCTATCAACAATCCTAAAACCTATACTTTGCAGGAAGTGATGGAAAGTTATGAAGCAGCGGGGCTGGAGGACTTTGAGCTTTTCTGGGATAACAAACCTGTTAACTCATTGTATAAATACGGTCTCCTCAAATTATAA
- a CDS encoding TetR/AcrR family transcriptional regulator, with amino-acid sequence MSDTKDKIVEMADHLVRTKGFNAFSYKDIADPMEIKNAAIHYHFPAKSDLGIGVIEAEIKKFRENVEKWRKLPEDRQLAKLVDVFHRYGTNGFICLMGSLATDFETFTDPMKAKVQEMGTDIVNWLSACLENGRAGGRFHFEGEAYDRALLLITNLQSSLILSRVLGPSVFNRVSNRILKDLKP; translated from the coding sequence ATGTCAGATACAAAAGACAAAATTGTAGAGATGGCAGACCATTTGGTAAGGACCAAAGGGTTTAATGCCTTCAGTTACAAGGACATTGCGGACCCTATGGAGATAAAGAATGCGGCCATTCATTATCATTTCCCTGCCAAGTCTGACCTGGGGATCGGAGTGATTGAAGCTGAGATAAAGAAATTCAGGGAAAATGTGGAAAAATGGAGGAAATTACCGGAGGACAGGCAGCTGGCAAAACTGGTGGACGTTTTCCACCGTTATGGAACCAATGGTTTCATTTGCTTAATGGGCTCACTCGCAACTGATTTTGAAACCTTTACAGATCCTATGAAAGCCAAGGTGCAGGAAATGGGAACAGATATTGTGAACTGGCTCAGTGCCTGCCTTGAGAATGGAAGGGCCGGCGGCCGTTTTCATTTTGAAGGAGAGGCGTATGACAGGGCGCTGCTGCTGATCACTAATTTACAATCATCATTGATATTATCGAGAGTATTGGGGCCATCCGTATTCAACCGGGTAAGCAACAGGATATTAAAAGATTTAAAGCCATGA
- the fabF gene encoding beta-ketoacyl-ACP synthase II, producing MKRVVVTGLGAVTPLGNDVSSFWESLTAGKSGAATITRFDASRFRTRFACELKGFNAADFIDKSELRKTDPFTQYALVASDQAIKDAGLDFSGMDPFATGVIWGSGQGGMQTFEEQVTEYVEGGFNPRFSPYFVPKLITNMASGMISMQHGLMGINYTTVSACATSNTAIMDAFNYIRLGKAKVIITGGSEAPITPASVGGFCAMKAMSVRNDDPAAASRPFDVNRDGFIMGEGAGALVLEEYEHAKARGAKIYAEVAGAAMTADAYHMTATHPEGLGALQAMKFALEDGGLNAEEVNYLNAHATSTPVGDLSEIAAIRKMFGDTAGHLHISATKSMTGHLLGAAGAIEAIASVMSIVKSVIPPTINTTELDPAIPAELQIVLGSAVEKEVKVAMSNTFGFGGHNGIVVFKKI from the coding sequence ATGAAAAGAGTTGTTGTAACAGGCCTTGGAGCCGTAACCCCGCTTGGTAATGATGTGAGCTCCTTCTGGGAGTCTTTAACAGCCGGTAAAAGCGGTGCGGCCACTATTACCCGTTTTGATGCTTCCCGTTTCAGAACACGTTTTGCGTGTGAGCTGAAGGGCTTCAATGCGGCGGATTTTATTGATAAAAGCGAACTGCGTAAAACAGATCCATTCACACAATATGCCCTCGTAGCTTCTGACCAGGCCATCAAAGATGCAGGCCTGGATTTTTCCGGTATGGACCCTTTTGCTACCGGTGTGATCTGGGGCTCAGGACAAGGTGGTATGCAAACATTTGAAGAGCAGGTAACGGAATATGTAGAAGGTGGTTTCAACCCGCGGTTTTCTCCTTATTTCGTTCCCAAGCTGATCACCAATATGGCATCCGGCATGATCTCCATGCAGCATGGATTGATGGGCATCAATTACACTACCGTTTCTGCATGCGCCACTTCTAATACCGCCATTATGGATGCATTCAATTATATCCGTCTGGGTAAAGCGAAAGTGATCATCACAGGAGGTTCCGAAGCGCCAATAACGCCTGCTTCAGTAGGAGGGTTCTGTGCCATGAAAGCAATGTCTGTGAGGAATGATGATCCCGCTGCGGCTTCCCGGCCTTTTGATGTGAACAGGGATGGATTTATAATGGGCGAAGGAGCTGGTGCTTTGGTACTCGAGGAATACGAACATGCCAAAGCACGTGGTGCAAAAATATATGCAGAGGTTGCAGGCGCGGCCATGACGGCAGATGCTTACCATATGACCGCTACACATCCTGAAGGACTGGGTGCTTTGCAGGCGATGAAGTTTGCTTTGGAAGATGGCGGCCTGAATGCAGAAGAGGTGAACTACCTCAATGCACATGCTACTTCTACGCCTGTTGGCGATCTGAGTGAGATTGCAGCCATCCGTAAAATGTTTGGCGACACAGCAGGTCATTTGCATATCAGTGCCACCAAATCCATGACAGGGCATTTGCTGGGAGCGGCGGGAGCCATAGAAGCGATTGCGAGTGTGATGAGTATTGTTAAAAGTGTGATCCCGCCTACGATCAATACAACGGAATTAGACCCTGCTATTCCTGCGGAGTTACAGATCGTGTTAGGTTCGGCTGTGGAAAAGGAAGTGAAGGTAGCGATGAGTAATACCTTTGGGTTTGGGGGACATAATGGTATTGTGGTATTTAAGAAGATTTAA
- a CDS encoding glycoside hydrolase family 43 protein, with protein MNTRYLFSLLLCSTLAANAQTLTNPVLDKDFPDPTVIRVNGKYYAYATQGRGHIQVSVSEDLQHWSDPGDALPVKPVWADKHFWAPHVLYDPSIQKYVLFYSGESTDTTTGKCLGVAYATQPEGPFTDKGSPLICGEGFEHIDPMAFIDPQTGKKLLYWGSGFKPIRVQEMKDDWSDFKQGSKPVPVVWPGREKNYTRLIEGAWLDYHAGKYYLYYSGDNCCGKDANYAVLVSRADHAEGPFESHGVILEKDSVWLAPGHNSVFKDAQGNDHIAYHAIHRQKGGGRVFCISSLVYSNGWPVVKP; from the coding sequence ATGAATACCAGGTATTTATTTTCCCTGCTGCTCTGTTCCACGCTGGCAGCCAATGCCCAGACCCTCACCAACCCGGTGCTGGATAAAGATTTTCCCGATCCCACGGTGATCCGCGTCAATGGAAAATACTATGCTTATGCCACGCAGGGCCGTGGTCACATACAAGTGTCCGTTTCTGAGGATCTGCAGCACTGGAGCGATCCGGGGGATGCGCTCCCGGTAAAGCCCGTTTGGGCAGATAAACATTTCTGGGCGCCGCATGTACTCTATGATCCCTCCATTCAGAAATATGTATTATTCTATTCCGGGGAATCTACGGATACTACAACCGGCAAATGTCTTGGTGTGGCTTATGCCACGCAGCCGGAAGGGCCATTTACAGATAAAGGCTCTCCCCTGATCTGTGGAGAGGGCTTTGAGCATATAGATCCCATGGCTTTTATAGACCCGCAAACGGGCAAAAAGCTGCTGTACTGGGGCTCTGGTTTTAAACCGATCAGGGTGCAGGAAATGAAGGACGATTGGTCTGACTTTAAACAGGGGTCCAAACCGGTGCCCGTTGTTTGGCCGGGCAGGGAAAAGAATTATACGCGGCTGATAGAAGGCGCCTGGCTGGATTATCATGCAGGGAAATATTATCTCTATTATTCCGGCGATAATTGTTGCGGGAAGGATGCGAACTATGCCGTGCTGGTATCAAGAGCGGATCATGCGGAAGGGCCTTTTGAAAGTCATGGGGTGATACTTGAAAAGGATAGTGTTTGGCTGGCGCCGGGGCATAATTCTGTTTTTAAAGATGCCCAGGGGAATGATCATATCGCGTATCATGCTATTCACCGGCAGAAGGGGGGAGGGAGAGTATTTTGTATCAGTTCCCTGGTATATAGTAATGGATGGCCGGTGGTGAAGCCATAA
- a CDS encoding RNA polymerase sigma-70 factor: MRESVFRMNTLAAEALFREYYTRLCHFAYQFTGDKEAAKDIAQEAFVNYLAQQERVSDHPVAIKNFLYSSIRNACLNAQRHEKVVKKFAEQKAAEPAVDASVVQAIIKSEVSGAIHQALQSLPEECQRIIRMGYIDGLKNKKIAELLDISINTVKTQKKRGLQLLRLRLPPELYTFFL, encoded by the coding sequence ATGAGGGAGTCTGTTTTCCGGATGAATACGTTGGCAGCGGAAGCGCTGTTCAGGGAATATTATACCCGCCTCTGCCACTTTGCTTATCAATTCACAGGCGATAAAGAAGCGGCCAAAGACATTGCGCAGGAAGCATTTGTTAATTACCTGGCGCAACAGGAGCGTGTTTCCGACCATCCTGTGGCCATTAAAAATTTCCTCTATTCTTCTATCCGCAATGCCTGCCTGAATGCACAACGCCATGAAAAAGTGGTGAAGAAGTTCGCGGAGCAAAAAGCCGCAGAGCCTGCTGTGGATGCCAGCGTTGTACAAGCTATAATTAAGTCTGAAGTATCAGGCGCTATTCACCAGGCGCTGCAATCCCTTCCGGAAGAATGCCAGCGCATTATCAGGATGGGATATATTGATGGTTTGAAGAATAAAAAGATCGCGGAATTACTGGATATCAGTATCAATACCGTTAAAACCCAGAAAAAAAGAGGTTTGCAGCTGCTCCGGCTGCGCCTGCCGCCTGAATTGTATACTTTTTTCCTGTAG
- a CDS encoding FecR domain-containing protein codes for MEPAELIIKYFKGELSTVEKQELEAWLAADEQNRALLERFRDQRQLADDMAFFDGIDVTADWEAVAVRAGYDTSAQPKRRRMVLWSAVAASILLATGLLTFKKETPPAPLVAAKVNDIQPGSNKAVLQLANGQTVTLGRADTSLDADGAKIRQQQGALVYKGKEEAAAAVQYNTLSTPRGGQFQLVLADGTAVWLNASSSIRFPTRFEGKERIVELTGEGYFEVAKDQHKPFRVKVNGVEIAVLGTHFNVMAYQGVTKTTLAEGSVKIQLADNRSWLLKPGQQGTVKENQEVNIAATDVEKALAWKNGLFYFKDDEIKDIVAQLARWYDVDIQLKGTIPAKQISGNIRRQATLLQVLEMLNYVSGAKYTLDQKKVTVSF; via the coding sequence ATGGAACCCGCAGAACTGATCATTAAATACTTTAAAGGAGAACTCAGCACTGTTGAAAAGCAGGAGCTGGAAGCATGGCTGGCTGCGGATGAACAGAACAGGGCGCTCCTGGAACGTTTTCGTGATCAGCGGCAACTGGCGGATGACATGGCATTCTTTGATGGAATAGATGTAACGGCAGACTGGGAAGCAGTAGCTGTTCGTGCAGGATATGATACCAGCGCACAACCCAAACGCCGCAGGATGGTTCTTTGGAGTGCGGTAGCTGCCAGTATCTTACTGGCCACCGGCCTGCTCACTTTTAAAAAGGAAACGCCGCCTGCACCATTGGTAGCAGCAAAAGTGAACGATATACAACCGGGCAGCAATAAAGCGGTATTGCAACTCGCAAACGGGCAGACAGTTACACTGGGCCGGGCTGATACCTCGCTGGATGCAGACGGTGCAAAGATCAGGCAACAACAGGGTGCATTGGTATACAAAGGAAAAGAAGAGGCCGCAGCAGCCGTACAATATAATACGCTCAGCACTCCCCGCGGCGGACAGTTTCAACTGGTACTGGCAGATGGCACGGCGGTATGGTTGAATGCCTCCTCCTCCATCCGCTTCCCTACACGGTTTGAAGGTAAAGAGAGGATTGTGGAGTTAACGGGAGAAGGATACTTTGAAGTAGCAAAAGATCAACACAAACCATTCCGGGTAAAAGTGAATGGGGTGGAAATAGCCGTATTGGGCACGCACTTTAACGTGATGGCTTACCAGGGCGTTACCAAAACAACACTGGCAGAAGGGTCCGTAAAGATACAACTGGCAGATAACCGTTCATGGTTGCTGAAGCCAGGCCAGCAGGGTACCGTAAAGGAAAACCAGGAAGTGAATATTGCAGCCACCGATGTGGAAAAAGCATTGGCCTGGAAGAATGGCTTGTTCTATTTTAAGGACGATGAAATAAAGGATATCGTAGCACAGCTTGCACGCTGGTATGATGTAGACATACAGCTCAAGGGCACGATACCGGCAAAACAGATCAGTGGTAACATCCGCCGCCAGGCCACTTTATTGCAGGTGCTGGAAATGCTGAACTATGTAAGCGGGGCTAAATACACCCTCGATCAGAAAAAGGTAACCGTTAGTTTTTAA